gtgcaatggccacctagtgtttaaaaaaaaataaataaaataaaaatccacgcacagttaTATTCCACCTTTCcaaatgcagttcgggacctggaatattaggtccttcaatgagttcacgggtgtttcaatgagcacatccctttttggcgtggaagcaagtcatcctcgatttgagggattgCTAAAGAAGGAGACGAGTTATGTGGAGAGGCAAGAGaaactggaattgttctccttagagcagagaaagtttaaAGGGAGATTTATTAGAAGTGTTTTAAtggagtaaataatgagaaactgtttccactggtggtgggtcagtaaccaggggacacagatttaaaataattggcaaaataaccagagggaAAAGTGAGGAGAaatgcagtgagttatgatctggaatctgctgcctgaaaaggtggtggaagcagattcaataataactttcaaaagggaattagatatatacagTACTTGAAAAGGAAGAGCGTTGGGAAGTGGAACTAATTTGATAATTGTTTCAAAGAatcccgatgggctgaatggcctcctatgcttTTATGATTTGTTACATTGGTGAGTATTATACCACTGAATTGAACCATCAGTGTAAAATAATGGAAAATAGCAACAGGTGAAATTCAATTACATTGCACCATTTACTAGTTTTGATTCTTGTGTGTGTGTTCAATATGGATAACCAAAGGAGTGTTGTGTTTACTGACATTTGAATGTAGTTATTGATCTTTCAGGTAGAATGAATTTGCAACAAGGATGTGATGTTCTGAAATCCGATTCAGAAATGGAGCTGGTGCCTGAGATAGACATTGCAATGGAGTGGGGAACAGATGGATGCAGTACACAGGAGCAGAAGACTGAAAAAATAGCTGTTGGTGTGGATGAATTGAGAGTGGCTTCTAGTCAGAAGACTCCAAATTATGAGAGACCATCACATTCCAGAACTCTTGGCATCAAGAGGTCTAAAATCTACCAATCAAGCTCAACGTCTTCATCAGGCAGCTCTCGATCAAGCTCAACGTGTTCGTCGGGCAGCTTTCGATCAAGCTCAGCATCTTCATCAGGCAGCTCTCGATCAAGCTCAACATCCTCGTCTGGCAGCTTTCGATCAGGCTCAACATCGTCTTCAGGCAGCTCTCGATCAAGCTCCGTGTCCTCTTCGGCCAGCTCTCGATCAGGTTCAATATCTTCGGGCAGCTCCCGATCGAGTTCAGTGTCCTCTTCAAGCAGCTCACCTATAGAGGTGTACAGGTCAACTTCAGATGGCACCTCTTTAGCTTCAAGAGGCAGATGTGTATCACGGGGCAGGAGCTATAGAAGATCAAGGTCCCGGTCTAGAAGCTGTTCAAGGTCTTGTTACCCAAGATCCAGATATCAAATGTCTTGGTCACCGCATCGATACAGATCAAGGTCTAGGTGGTGCATACCCTACTCTAGGCCATACCGAAGACCGAGGTCCAGCTTGAGGTACAGAAGATCCCACTCGGGATCAAGGTCGAGGTCTCCATCCAGACTGCAGAAGAATAATTATGGCTCTGTGTACAAAGCCCAGTTGCCATCACACAGAAAAAGCCGAAGCAGATCGAGTGACAGATCTATCCACTTAACACAAAAAGGTATGGTTGAGAACAGGCTTAAGAGTGTTACAATGTATTTTCTAAAGAATTGGGACATAATCTGATAATACCTCTATGAAGTGGGACTCTTTAAAAAATATTGGCAAAATGTTGTATTTTGTctggtgattttttttgttttgaCCTTTTCATTTGTGATAGCTTTGATAAAACTATTCACTTAAAGCAAAAAAAAAACTATTCTGTTTCCACCAGAGCCTGGTAAAGCAATTCCTTCTTTTGGGTAGCAGGGACGCATTGTGTAAATCCCTTCAAGTGCAACCCTATTTAAGTTCAAATTAAATGACAATTGAATTCTTCCTGCAGCTGTTAGGTGGGTAGTGGACTATTGTGGTTTCTTGATTTGATGCATTTGCAACATTTCTGGGTGCTGTTCATGTGCAAACTATTAAATATGGGCAGCTTCCTGAGCCATACCACCTTGCAAGTAGTTTTTGGGGAGCTTAAGCAATTATCTGACATCTTGTGGGTGTTTGCCATCTTGGTGCAGTTGGGATATACATATTTGAATTTTCTCCATTCTCTAGTTGTACTTCAGTGAGGTTAGAAAGTATACTCAACAGATTTGCCTCTGTTTAGCAGTCCTTCAGAGGCAGGAAGTTCAGCAGGAGGTTAGCAGTGAGCACCATACAAAATTATGGTCAGAACTTGATTCAAGTCTCGTTATATTGAGTGTTTAGCACTGGAGATGCTACTATTTCGATACCTTGAACAGTGAAGTTGTGTATATCTGCTATTCACTTAGCTGTTAATGAGCCATTTGGTAGTTTATAAACAAAGTGCTACAATGATGTTTGTTTTGCTGCCTTCCAAAGTCCAGGAGAGATGACACTTAGACATGTGGCATGTTCAGTAAGCTGAAGACTGCAATCAAGTGTTTTTATTTGACTCTTGGACATGTATGTTATCCAGTACTGTGTTTAAAGTCAGAGTCTCTGAATGACTGCTTGAGTATTGGAGTgatcttgtgcatggaacacaaagtaGCATTTGCATTCTCCTAAAATAAACTGGATTAAATATCTTCAGTTGCAGTCAATATCTGGTCTTGATGTGGCATCACCATTCATAGTTTGGACTACAAATGTAGTAGCTTGTTTCCAATTGAAATGGTACTGATAACTGCCATCAGCACTTTAGACTCTTAATGCATGTTTTCAAAAGCTTGAAATTTTGCAACCTAAAAATTAATAAACCTGTTTTCTTTCAGAGAAAAAGAAGTTACTAGAAATAGCAACGGCAAATGCTGATAAGTTATTGGGAAAGAGTAACGTGCACTTGCCTCCTAATCTGAGGCCTGCCAGTTCTCTCTCAGATGAGTGCTTTTGTTTGGAAAAGTGCAACAGCAATGCAGTAAAAGAACTGACCAGAAGGGTGAGTGATGCCTATGTATAATATAATGAAATGTGTTCGTTCTAATTGCATGTATAAATGTAGATGGTCTCTTCTATCTAAATATTTGAGTACCCACTCGTGCAATGGGTTGTATGAGCTTGGTTATTAAAGTGGCTATCGTCGATTTTACCCCCGTTTTGACTCTCTTGCAGACTGGTGTTCGTGCGGTGGGGTAGAATAAATTTTGTGAGTTGTATTCTTTTTCTAGCTCCTCTGTTGCATTGGTTTATTATCCaaaagccccccccctccccatagaGTCCAGTTTTATTAAAGTAATAGTGCTGATGGAGCACTGATATTTGCAGCATGTAACCATTCCTAAGAAGCAATGGTAGAAAATGTTTTGTGCTCTCATGCTgtaaagaaagaccttgcatttacaaagcacctttcgcaacttcaagatgtcccaaagtgctttacagcctataAGTGTActcattgtaatgtaggaagttgTAATATACAGTAATGATGATTCAGCTCTTCTGTAGTTTTAGTCAACTTACCATTCAAACACTTCCCATATATAAAACGTGTAAAATCGGTTTGCGTGACTTGATTTATTTCTGTTTTATAGAAGCCTCGAAATGGACTGCACTTCTTGAAGATATGAGGTGGTATCTTTGTATCTGCGTGTGTGCAGTGTTTAGGGGCAGCTTGGACAATGTTGTATTATTAAAGGGACAATTGGCTTTCAAAAGCTCCGTGCTGTAAATAAAACTGGTACTGTGTTCGTACTGCTATATATGAAGCGAGAAAGCTCATTACAATCTAAGTGTGGTGCTGAAATGTCACTATTGTGAATATATTAGTTTTCCACACACCATCTGTGATGGGGATAAAGCATATGGCAGTCCCAGGACAAACCTGCAGTTGCCTGCCCACCATAAGTGTACATCTGCTTTTACTACCCTATCACTATTGTGTTTTGGAGGTGGAGATCAGTGACCTCTGTTGAGCCACCTACTTCTAGAAGTAGGGTCAAAATGGGGGAGCTGGGTCTGTATCATGCCACTCTAAAGACAAGACACTCTGAAGACAGTATGTTGGTACTTCAATACACTGTATAAAATACATTATATTGTCTCCTATTTCTGAAGGAAACTTGTCATGATGCATCTTAATTCTGGCACTCTAGTGATATTTAGTATAATAAAAGCTTGATGGGAACATCAGTGGCAAGTGAACCATTCCTCCACTGTCGATTTGTATATAGAACCTTTAATGGAAATGTAGCTGCTTTAATTACATAAaatatgcagcacagaaataggccattcgactCTGCTATTCTGCTGTGTTTATACTCCAAGCAAGTCTTCTCCCAGTCCATCTATCTCATCTCAGCCATTCAACATGCATATCTTTCTAATTCCTATTtgaaagctatttgcctcaaccactccgtggtagcgagttccacattctaaccactaagTAAAGAAATTTctaatttccctattggatttattaattactatcttgtatttatggtccctagttttggattctcccacaagtggcgatattctctccacatctaccctgtccaacccattcataattttaaagatttccATCAGGTCTCCTTTAAATCTTTACTTTTCTGAAGAAAAAGGCCCCAACATGTTCAGTTCCTGATAGCTATTCCTGTACTATCCTTGGCACTGTCTTTTTTTTATAGCataaagaccagaactgtgcacagtgcaccaagtgtggtctgaccaggatcctatataagtttaacatgaccactacttttgaattctataccctgAGAACTAAATCCCAGTTCTTTGTTAACATATTTAATTTCTTTGCTGACctgtgatgctgcttttaatggtttgttcacctgtatccctagatccctttgctgctCTACCGCAATCAATGTCTTTACTAAGGTATAGGTGAtgcttctatttttcctgccaaagtacatcacctcacatttatctgttaagttcatttgccacttaactgcccattctgcaagttttctATGTTTTCTTACATTGTTGCATTCTTCCTCTGTGTTAGCTATACCCCCCTCCCCCAAGTTTGGCACATTTTGATAGTTATTTGTTCCCAAGTAAAAATCATTAATGTCAGTTATGAAtaagtggttccagcactgattcttgtgggaaACTGCCTTCTACCATcttccaatctgaataactacccaTTACCCCTACTCTTTCTGCTTTCTATTTTTAGTCATTTGCCATCCATTCAGCTTTGTCTCATGACTCCACATGCCCTAACCTTTGAGCCTATTGTGTGACATCTTATCAAAGATGCTTTAATTATATTTCTAGCACTTGGGTTTAAAAAAATATCCCATTGCTTTTATAAGTATTTGTAATAGAATCTAAGTGTTGAGGTTTCTATTAATATGGCAACTCCATAAATAGGGAAAAAAAGCAAGTCATTTAGGCAATGTGTTGTGCATTAGTAGTGTGACTAATAATAATgtatataattaaaaaaaaattaaatgcaagGCATCCAAGTGACCTATAGTGTACCACTTTTTTTTCTCTACCAGTTGGAGTTCAAGTTTACAATGTGGGCTGAGTTtgagcaaacatagaaaataggtgcaggagtaggccattcggctctttgagcctgcacagccattcaatgagttcatggctgaacagacaGTCTGTCATGTGGAATTCTGAGCAGGTCTGTGCCCTCAAATTGGCATTGGATTGACTAATTTTGGCATCATGTAATGGTGTTGAAAGTGGAAAAGATGAGTGGAGGTGTTGTGCTCTCTTGGTTGAGGTACAACTCATTAttggagggagcttcactctgcatgTGTCCATATTGCActtgaccttggagtgcttgatcTAATACTGGGTCCAGAAGCACACCTGTCACTCAACAAGCTGAGGAAAACAAAACAAAATGACAGTTTCATGCTTTGTGCTATAATCCCAAATCTGATGGGAAATAGAATTTAGTTCACAAAATTTTAGCATCTGGAACGCAGTTAAAATATTGAACATTCCAAACAATCAGTACTGAAGTATGTATAACTCAGATCAGTTCTTGAACTGTGCTGCCCAGCACATCGCATTGTTAAATATTAGCAATTAATTTTAGTTACTGCAAAATGTCTTATTTCCTGCACTTACACTTCCTGCTGAGGTTTGACTAGATGCTGCTGTTGGATTCAGTATTAACCATGCATAAACTTTGTTCTAGGCTTTTCTTGTCCTCATAACTTATTCACTGTGTTCCAGGAGGTTTTGAATATCAGATCTTTGCCGAAGAAGAGGTCAACAGTTTTTGAAGATAAGTTTATTGGCTTTTATAGCCTAGAATATACTGTATCCATGCAGCTGCATACATTTGTAGTAGCTTTTAACACATGACAATGCTCAGAAGCATTTTGAAGTCATCATTGAACTAACAATGTTCAGTGGTAATTCACATTGATCGGAACCATTGTTGATATTGAAGCAATTGGTGCCCATTAAGCTTGATTAGTGGATCAGAAATGCTGGAACTTTAACATTTCAAGACTCATTCTTGTTTCTGTGGGTCAGCATGCTAAAAATAAGGTTTGATCTTTCTGAACTGTTAACCATATTGGTGCAAATTTACAGAAATAGTAGTGCCAAGCCACAAGGAACAATAGCAACTCTTCTGCAGGTTCTACCACATCAGGTAGAATAATGGTGACATATTATTCAAAAGCCAGTGTTATAATGTTGGGTCTGtccaaccaatgctgcaaatgttTCACCCTGAAGACACTGTCTGAATGTCAGTCACAGTTTACATTAGATTGGCTCCTATTTTAAGATTAACCTGtggattttctgtttttttttctttgtgCAGAAATACAAAAAAGAAGCTGAAGAGGATGAGCCAGTTCCGAAATTGCAAAGTGCCACTGCCAGGTTGGAAACCAACCACTGGATAGCTTTCAGTGTGAAAGTAAGTAGAAGTATAATAAACAAAATTGGATTGCATTCTTTCCCTCTTGGCTCTCATCTAAGTTTTGGGTTATTGCTTGTTAATTTTTGATTAGGAAAATTTATTTAGTTGAAAAATTTGCACTGTCTTTTGTCAAGCACTATGCATTTCTTTTTCCTGATCTGATACTGCAGTTACATGCTATCTACTGGTCTTGCGCCAGTATGATTTTCACTGTACATCACATTGGTTCTGTATTTGTAGATTATTGTAGTGTAGTTGATGTGAAGCTAGTGATTCAGGATCACCTAATTTGAGGTGGTTTCAAACTGCTATACAGCTCACTAAAAATGCCAATCtaccataatcatcataggcagtccctcggaatcgaggaagacttgcttctgctcctaaagtgagttctttggtggctgaacaatccaacacgagagccacagaccctgtcacaggtgggacaaatatttgtcggggggtgggggggagagaaggagaggaggtggcactgatttaccacacacactccgctgcctgcgcctgacctcttcacgttcgcagcgttgagattcgaagagctcccggatgcactttctccatctagggtggtctttggccagggtctcccaggtgccagtggtgatgtcgcactttaccagggagactttgagggtgtccttgtaacgtttcctctgcccaccgttggcttgtttgccatctaccatcattttctggttggcattgAACTGGAATAAAGCTGACAGACTAATGTACCTGTGGATTTAATTTATTACTCTAATCAAAATTTGGCAAATTAAATCTTTGCAGCTACTACCTATTTATACTTATTTTACAGAATGCAGTGGCAAAACCATTGAATCAAAAAACAGCAAATACTCCTGCGAAAGAGTCTCCTGAGCACAAGCGGAAAGGAAGCCCATATGGACAGTGGGTACTGGTACACAATGGCCACAAGAATGCTCATAAAACAAAGGCATGATGAAGATGTGTTAAAATGGtgtcaaaatatatatatatatttttgtacATGGGACCAATTATTTTGATCACCCAGACAGACTAAAGCTGGGCAGACTATTGTGATAGCACTCTTAGCATAGTTTGTGAAATGTGTAGCATTATCTTAATACTTTCACAAAACTATAGCTTGATCCAAAGTTTTTAAATTTAAGAATGTAATAGTACTCCAGCATGTGTCGTGCAACATGATTAGCAGTGTGTTGACCAATAAATAATCTATGCTAATTTCATGcttaaatgtaatgcaaacttctgaaatgaggtgctgtttttcaggtaAGAGACTGGTGATTTATCCAAGATTTCAGGTGGGATTTTTTTTGTTTTTGCAAAGATACCTTCATTTGTTTTGTAGATATGCACTGTTTTTCCAGAATTCAATAAAGGTGATTTGTGAATTTTAAATTGGTCTTTCTATGGCTTATAAATCTCTTTGTATAATGGCTAATTACAGGGAACCAACAGTGTGGATTTTGAATGCTAAATTTGTACAGGTTTTCTCTGCttttggggaggggaaggggagagtttgATTTTATTATCCTTGTGATAAGAACAATGGACCATTCttcaggctgataagtggcaagtaacatcagTGCTGCACAATGATATCTCCAAAAAGTGAATCTAACCATGTGAATTAACAACCACTGCCCCATGGCATTACCCTTGCTGAATCCCCCATTATCAACAttctggggggggtcaccattgactagaaacttaactggaccaataaCACACATGCTGTGGCCAAGAGCAAGTCAAGAATTGGGTATTCTAtggtgagtgtctcgcctcctgatttcccaaagcctttccaccacctacaagtcaggagtgtgatggagtactctGCACGTGTctgcatgagtgcagctccaataacactcaaagctcgacaccatccagcacaaagcagcccgcttgattggcaccccatccaccgcctaCACCGTGGCTGCactgtaccatctaaaagatgctctgcagcaactcgctaaggcatcTTCGACAGtatctcccaaatctgtgacctcaACCTcctagaagggcagcaggcgcatgggaacgccatcatATCCAAGTTagacacatcctgacttggaaatatattgcaattccttcattgtcactgggtcaaaatcctagaactcccttcctaacagcactgttggagtaccttcacaaggacagcagaggttcaagaaggtggctcaccacttccTTGTCAAGGGTAATtagagatggtcaataaatgctagccttgccagtgatgccccacatcccaggaacacacAATCTCCTGTAATTGAACTCTTCCTGTGTGGAGTTTGCCAATCATCATTTCTTTCCTCTGACATTTAAAATCTTATTCATTAAACATGTTTGTAGAGTGCTCTTGCATTTTGAAATGGCTCCATAAACATTGAGGCCTGGGGGCTTTTGCTGAATTGACCAAGACAGTGATAAGATTCAACAAAGTAGCAGACTCCCATCATACATGTGTCCATCATTGGCTTCTAACTGCCCGAATTCTCTCTGCCTGCCTTGCTCGGTCTATCTCATTGGCACTGCCTCTGaattgagaatgacttgcttccactcgagttctcaggtgactgtacagtccaatgtgggaatttatTTCTGTaaaaggtggggcagacagtggttgaagaaaagggtgggtggggaacctggtttgccgcgcacttttttttccgctgtctgcgctcgatttctgcatgctcagcaACGTGACTCAGTGAtcagctcttcctccattttgggtggtcttgggccagggattcccaggtgccaatgggaatgttgcaatttatcaaggagtgtgtccttgaaatgtttcctctgcccacctggggctcgcttgccgtgtaggagttcggaatagagcgcttgcttagggagtcttgtgtcggccatgtgaacgatgtggcccgcccaatggagctgatcgagcgtgttcaatgctggggatgtgggccgAGGTGAGAACACTAACTGTACGTCTATCCgcccagtggatttacaggatcttgcagaggcagcgttggtacttctccagcgctttgagatgtctgctgtatatggtccatgtctctgagccatataggagggtgggtatcactactgccctgtagacaatagcttggtgccagatttgaggtcctggtcttcaagcatgctcttcctcaggtgaccgaaggctgggcTGGACCTCGATGTCTGTCCTTTGCTGATAAGCTCCCGAAGTGtggaaaatggttcatgttgttcaaggctgcgctgtggattttgatgaccgagtttgtcaccatcctccgcctgcttcatgatgacatgcaagctgtgatcctgaacaacggatccaccacagatccaatccacatctggatcagggtcaagcagggctgcatcatcgcaccaatgtttttctcgatcttccttgctgcaatgctccatctcactctcgacaagctctccgctggagtggaactaaactagaaccaatgggaacctgttcaaccttcgctgcctccaagatcatcccatcctccatcatcgaactacagtacgtggacgacgcttgcgtctgtgcatacTTGGAAGTCGAACTCTAagccatcaacaccttcaccgaggcatacgaaagcataggccttgtgctaaacatccgcaagacaaagctcctccaccaacctgaccctgccacacagcactgcgtgCACCCGGGCCGCGTCTGTCTACATTTTATTTAACAACTTGGTTTGCAGCTATACGAAACTGATTCTGTATAGTCACATCTCAAATTTTTGGTACTTTCCTGTAGACAATGTACAAAAGGAAAATTGTAATCAACAGTCCGAAGGAAGCCAGAAGCAACTTAGACTAATACTGTAAGCTTAATCTGTACTTTCAAGCAGCAGCAGGCTCTAGGTTGGCTAGCTGGAATCCACATCACTAACCATTTTCATTTCTGTGGTCCTCGTACCGAGGCATCTCAACGCAATTCAGAGTGGTAGACAAATCGCCACCAAGAGGAGGGGTAAAAGCATTTAGGGGCAACATGTGCTGGAGGTGGGAGTTCCAGCTGCCATGGTCATAGTGATTCAAGGGGAAGCTGCTGATGAACACGGAATGAGGAGGcgtagtataacgtgggaaaatgaggttattcactttagtaggaagaataagaaagcaaattatttaaatggagcgagattgcaaaatgctgcggtacagggggatctgggggtcGCTGTATATGAAACATGCAGCTACAAAAAGCAAtttggaaggcaagtggaatgttggcctttattgcaagggggatggagtataaaaatagggaagtcttgctacaactgtacagggcggggtgagaccatacctggagtactgtctaCAGTTCATTCCCTTCACCCACTTCTACAACATCACTCAGCACCTCCTCTACTTGCTCcattatttttaattatttttagcCAAAAATCAATTATTCACTATCCCACAAAACCAGCTTTCCAAACACAACCGCACCTTCTccactctcgcgcgctctctcgtgcacatgacccctgacctcccgaatcgcaggaaaaaTTAATCACCAAAAAAACACGCATGCACAGAACGGCTGTTATTAAGGACGCCGGCCTTGCACAACAGAATAaattgctaacgcccatttcacatcactacagCTAACGCCcaaattgaaaaatcggaactagcgtttttttaaatgggtgatattccggcgatcctgaaGAATAATATCActaacgctggaaatatcgcccaaaagATCCCGATGGAAAGGCTAgcccttggtctccttatttaaggagggatatacttgcattggaagcagttcagagaaggttcactagattgattcctgagatgaaggggttgtcttatgaagaaaggttgagtaggttgggcctatgcccattggagtttagaaggagaggtgatcttattgaaatgtataagattctgagggggcttgacagggtagatgcagagaggatgtttccccttgtgcgggaatctagaactagggggcagagtttcagaataaggggtcgcccatttaaaatggagatgat
This genomic window from Pristiophorus japonicus isolate sPriJap1 chromosome 14, sPriJap1.hap1, whole genome shotgun sequence contains:
- the rsrp1 gene encoding arginine/serine-rich protein 1 isoform X2, with amino-acid sequence MAITDELEVFGAPNSLNDQSGDTNLLNSAGLSCEITREKSNYGRMNLQQGCDVLKSDSEMELVPEIDIAMEWGTDGCSTQEQKTEKIAVGVDELRVASSQKTPNYERPSHSRTLGIKRSKIYQSSSTSSSGSSRSSSTCSSGSFRSSSASSSGSSRSSSTSSSGSFRSGSTSSSGSSRSSSVSSSASSRSGSISSGSSRSSSVSSSSSSPIEVYRSTSDGTSLASRGRCVSRGRSYRRSRSRSRSCSRSCYPRSRYQMSWSPHRYRSRSRWCIPYSRPYRRPRSSLRYRRSHSGSRSRSPSRLQKNNYGSVYKAQLPSHRKSRSRSSDRSIHLTQKEKKKLLEIATANADKLLGKSNVHLPPNLRPASSLSDECFCLEKCNSNAVKELTRREVLNIRSLPKKRSTVFEDKFIGFYSLEYTVSMQLHTFVVAFNT
- the rsrp1 gene encoding arginine/serine-rich protein 1 isoform X1 produces the protein MAITDELEVFGAPNSLNDQSGDTNLLNSAGLSCEITREKSNYGRMNLQQGCDVLKSDSEMELVPEIDIAMEWGTDGCSTQEQKTEKIAVGVDELRVASSQKTPNYERPSHSRTLGIKRSKIYQSSSTSSSGSSRSSSTCSSGSFRSSSASSSGSSRSSSTSSSGSFRSGSTSSSGSSRSSSVSSSASSRSGSISSGSSRSSSVSSSSSSPIEVYRSTSDGTSLASRGRCVSRGRSYRRSRSRSRSCSRSCYPRSRYQMSWSPHRYRSRSRWCIPYSRPYRRPRSSLRYRRSHSGSRSRSPSRLQKNNYGSVYKAQLPSHRKSRSRSSDRSIHLTQKEKKKLLEIATANADKLLGKSNVHLPPNLRPASSLSDECFCLEKCNSNAVKELTRRKYKKEAEEDEPVPKLQSATARLETNHWIAFSVKNAVAKPLNQKTANTPAKESPEHKRKGSPYGQWVLVHNGHKNAHKTKA
- the rsrp1 gene encoding arginine/serine-rich protein 1 isoform X4 — protein: MAITDELEVFGAPNSLNDQSGDTNLLNSAGLSCEITREKSNYGRMNLQQGCDVLKSDSEMELVPEIDIAMEWGTDGCSTQEQKTEKIAVGVDELRVASSQKTPNYERPSHSRTLGIKRSKIYQSSSTSSSGSSRSSSTCSSGSFRSSSASSSGSSRSSSTSSSGSFRSGSTSSSGSSRSSSVSSSASSRSGSISSGSSRSSSVSSSSSSPIEVYRSTSDGTSLASRGRCVSRGRSYRRSRSRSRSCSRSCYPRSRYQMSWSPHRYRSRSRWCIPYSRPYRRPRSSLRYRRSHSGSRSRSPSRLQKNNYGSVYKAQLPSHRKSRSRSSDRSIHLTQKEKKKLLEIATANADKLLGKSNVHLPPNLRPASSLSDECFCLEKCNSNAVKELTRRTGVRAVG
- the rsrp1 gene encoding arginine/serine-rich protein 1 isoform X3, which gives rise to MAITDELEVFGAPNSLNDQSGDTNLLNSAGLSCEITREKSNYGRMNLQQGCDVLKSDSEMELVPEIDIAMEWGTDGCSTQEQKTEKIAVGVDELRVASSQKTPNYERPSHSRTLGIKRSKIYQSSSTSSSGSSRSSSTCSSGSFRSSSASSSGSSRSSSTSSSGSFRSGSTSSSGSSRSSSVSSSASSRSGSISSGSSRSSSVSSSSSSPIEVYRSTSDGTSLASRGRCVSRGRSYRRSRSRSRSCSRSCYPRSRYQMSWSPHRYRSRSRWCIPYSRPYRRPRSSLRYRRSHSGSRSRSPSRLQKNNYGSVYKAQLPSHRKSRSRSSDRSIHLTQKEKKKLLEIATANADKLLGKSNVHLPPNLRPASSLSDECFCLEKCNSNAVKELTRRKPRNGLHFLKI